One Capsicum annuum cultivar UCD-10X-F1 chromosome 2, UCD10Xv1.1, whole genome shotgun sequence genomic window carries:
- the LOC107865180 gene encoding uncharacterized protein K02A2.6-like — translation MDIIRPIELTASNGYRFIIVAIDYFTKWVKATSRKSVTKKVVDDFIQSNIICQFKIPESIIIDNSSNLNNDLMKATYEKFKIKHRNSTAYRPQINGVVEATNKNIKRIMRKMIDNNRHWHKKLPFVLLGYRTTIIISTDTMPYFLVYGNKAVIPAEVKTPSLRIIQEAELSDAEWIQSRFEQLALIDGR, via the coding sequence ATGGACATCATTCGTCCCATTGAGCTGACTGCGTCCAATGGTTACAGGTTCATCATTGTTGCAATTGACTACTTCACTAAGTGGGTAAAAGCCACCTCTCGCAAATCAGTCACAAAGAAGGTCGTGGATGACTTCATTCAAAGTAACATCATTTGCCAATTCAAAATTCCCGAATCCATTATCATTGACAATAGTTCCAACCTCAATAATGACCTAATGAAAGCCACATATGAGAAGTTCAAGATCAAGCATCGAAATTCCACGGCATACAGACCACAAATAAATGGAGTGGTGGAGGCCACAAATAAGAATATCAAAAGGATCATGCGCAAGATGATTGATAACAACCGACACTGGCATAAAAAGCTACCCTTCGTATTACTAGGGTACCGCACTACAATCATAATATCCACCGACACCATGCCTTACTTTCTGGTTTATGGCAATAAAGCAGTGATACCAGCCGAGGTCAAAACACCATCTTTAAGAATCATCCAAGAAGCAGAATTGAGTGACGCTGAATGGATACAAAGCAGATTCGAGCAACTAGCACTCATTGATGGAAGATGA